TACGGCGGCAAAGACCCGATGGCTGTTGAGCCGGACGGGAAGGCTGCCACAACGTGGGGAGAGATTAAGACGGAATAAACGCATCGGTTGTAGGCAGAGTTTAGGACATTTCGCTAATGCCCAAATTGTGCCTACAAAAAACAAGCGTTACGCCGTAGCAAGAGGATGAAAGGAAATTCGCGGTAACGTGGGGGGACCTCAAAATACAATGAGCGATCAAAAGCCGTTAGCAATAGGCATTATTGGTGCTGGCAATATGGGAAGACATCATCAGGGGGCGATAACCAATTATGGTGCGCGGGTTGTCGCCGTCCATGATGTAAGACTTGAGGCGGCGCGCGAACTCACAGCGCATGCCGAATCAGCACTCGCAACTACGGCGTTGGATGCCTTCTTTGATGTGGACATGGACGGCGTGGTTATCACGACACCCCCTCCTATCCGACTTGAACCGATCCAAATGGCATGCGACCGCGGTATCCCTGTGATGGTTGAAAAACCGCCCGCCTTGAACATGGCTGAAGGCAGGAAATGCCTCGCATGCATCGAGAAGGCGGATGTCATTGCTGCTGTTGGGTTCCAACTCCGCTATCATCCACTCTATGAACGGCTGAAAGCGTTGATCGCTTCGGAATCGGTCCACCTCGTGCGGACGGTGTGCACCGTTAATTATTATCTGAGTTTCCGGATGTCGCCTTGGTTTTTACAATATGATATAAGCGGGGGTCCCTTGCCGGAACAGGCGGTGCACGTGTTGGATTGTGCGCGTTTTGTGATGGGAAATCCGAAGCCTGTGCAAGCACATGCCCTCGCTGCTAAAAACATGGCGTTGGAACGAACCGAATTCGATGCCGAAAATGCCATTCAGATGACCTATCAACTGGACAATGGCGTTTTCGGAACACACATGAATCACTGTGGCACCGAAGGCTTTAGTTTTGAGGTTGAAGTCGTCGGGCCGCATTTGCGATTACAAGCGAAGATGACGGATAACGTTATCTGTGGATACCTTAACGGTGAGATCGTCAACGAATCAGTGACTTCCGAAAACAGTCTGGGTTTAGACAAATCCGGAGCGTGGTTGCGTGCCATTGAAACAGGCGATAGAACGCTCATTCGTTCGCCATTCGCGGATGCAATTGAGACCCTTGCCCTGATTGATGCCGCGGTCCAAAGTCGGGGCACCGGCAGATTTATTAATGTGAAGGACCTGTAATTGTAGCCTGCAACAATCCGCAGAAATACCCCGCTGAATGCCACACGCGCATTCAGCGTTGATTCACAAAAACACGCAGGCGGGACTACGGGAAGGAACACTATCTACCCAAGGTCCTAACCGAACCGCAAGGAATAATTAAAATGATAGATTGGATTTATTCTCGAAGTAGCTGAAACTCGTGTAAAAAGGTTCAAGAGTTTCTTGACGAACACGGATTACAACCAGAAAGTCGGACGGATGCCCGAAAAGAGCGAATGGATGCAACAGCGGTTTGGGATTTAATGGGCAGCGCGGCGCAAATCGTTGTTGCGAAAGGGCAGCGCGTGGAAACCTTTGTGCCGACCGCAGACACGCAGGAATCAATCCTGAAAGTGGTAATGGGACGGAGCGGTAGCCTGCGAGCGCCTACAGTGCGAAGTGGAGATAGTTTCTTTGTCGGATTTAACAACGCGCTCTATGCGCAGATAATGCCACCTGCGCGCTGAGACGTGTGGAGGTAAGGTCGTTTCGCCCTTGCAGAGGCATGTTTCTTTTCATGATTGTAGCCTGCAACAACGGAGCAGGCGGATATACGGAGAAGTCCTTCAAATGTTGAACCGACCTGACCGAACCGCAAGGAAAATTAAAAAAATTTTGATTACGGGTGCGAATGGCTATCTGGCACAATTTGTTATTGATCGGTTGTGTGGTGCGTATGAACTCACGCTCACTGATATTGTTGAATTGGATCGGACGGTTTCAGGCACAACTTTTATCAAGGCAGATGTGACAAATGCTGCCGAAATTGAGGCGGTGTGTGCAGATCAAGATGCTGTCGTCCATCTCGTTGCACTGGTGCGGGGACGGTCTGATAAACCCGCCTCGCTGTTTGCGGATGTTATGGTGAAAGGGACCTGGAACGTCGCGGAAGCCTGTGTAAAGCAGGGTGTCAAAAAGTTGGTTAACATCTCAAGTATTTCGGCGTGTCCTCCTGCGCCAAGCGCAAGGTTACCTTACGAGGTGGACGATGCCTTCCAGTTCGGTCCGGGAGATCTTTACTACGCGTTGGCGAAGTACCTCGGCGAGCGGATCGGTGCGGCGTATCATCAAGCATACGGGTTAGACGTGATCCATGTCCGCCCGGGAGTGATAGAGGGAGACGGACAGAATCCGGGACCTGCAGCTCCTGAAGTTGTGACGGATCCTTGGTTCGTTTACGTGGACCCCAGGGATGTCGCACAGTGTGTCGCACGCGCCATTGAAACAGAGACGGTGAAGTATGGCGCGTATAATGCCGTCGCGGGTCGTGCGGATTCCCGTTTCGCGTGGAGACAGGCAGCGGACGATTTAGGATATTCACCAGCTCACAATTGGCCGGAGATCCCTGATGGAGATACGTAAAGATCTTTATGACATCTGAACTGATTTCACGGATTGAAAGCCCAATCCTTTAGGTTTGGGATGAACGGAAAGACATGGCATAGTTTCCATTAGTTTCCGCCGCCCTTGTGAATTAGACCAAAACGTTCCTTTACGGATCGATCATACTTGTTGTGAAACACTTGTGGTATCTGTATTCTCGCCTTCCGGTTGAGTTGTTTTTTCTTCGGTTCGGCTTGTAGCCAAATTTTCTATGACGCGTGAGAATGTTTCCAATTGAGGGTCTTTTCTGAACGCATTGACGATTAAGGCTAAAATTGCTATTGCAGTAGAAATTGCTGCTGCAATAGCAACAATTGAATTTGTCCTTGTCTCTGTGGTAGTTTGCTCTCCGGTCTGATACCCTTTGATTGTCGCAACATCTGTTTCTACCGTTCTAAGCCGTTCTTCTAACTTATCAATCTTTTCGTTTATTTTTTCTATTTCCGCCTTTAACTCGTTTTCTGAGTCTTTGACGATCTCACGTATCTTCTCCAAGTCTTGACTGGTCAACTCACCAAGAACTGGCAGCGCGATGACACAGAACAGTATTGAGAGGGCGAAGGTGATTTTCATTGTGTGTCTCCTTTTGGAGATAGTAAATCATATTTCGGCTACTGATTTTAAGAGTATATCACGAAAGGAAAGAAATTGCAAATTCTTTAGCCACACAAATCGTTAACTTATCTTGTTTCCTGTCCCTTCACAATCCCGTGCCCCTCTTGAATGCGGAGAATTTGGTCGGATTTCAGGTTAGAAAATTGCTCCGTAAGACCGCTCTGCCAGCGAATTTCGAGGGTATCCACGGCTGAATTCTTTCCCAATCCAAAATGGACACGTAGATCGCTTTGTGAGAGGTAACTCGCACCGCTCCGGACTTCTTTGGTAAGAGACAGGTTACCGGCTTTCACAACTATTTTTGTGCCGATACCGGACACATTGCTTCGGGTACCGATGGGTTGGATCGTCAACCAGTGATTGCTGTTACCCCCCTCGTTTTGGAGAAGCATTGCGGGTTGATTGGAGTTGTTGAGAAAAATATCGGTATCTCCGTCATTGTCATAATCCCCGAACGCCGCAGCGCGGCTGACTTTTTTGGGGAATTCTGCCAATCCGACCTCGGTAGACATATCAGTGAAATGATGTGTGCCGTTCTGTCTACGCACGTTGCGGAAAACCAAATCCATCTGCGGATAGGTGCTCTCCGAAAAAAGCGAGATGTTCTCCTGAAGATGTCCGTTCGCAACAAATAGGTCCAGCAAACCGTCGTTGTCATAGTCTAAGAATTCGACCGCCCATTTAAAATACGGGAGCGTCACTGCTCCAATTCCTGAGACAAAAGAGACATCGGTAAAAAACGCGGCGTTTTCGTTTTGATAGAGAAGTGCGGGCAGTCCAGAGGCGTTGCTGACGACGAGGTCAAGATAACCGTCGTTATTGTAATCACCGAATGCATTTCCCATACCACTTCCCGGGAAGCCATTTTCATCATATCCTGTTCCGGTGAGATCAGCGGTTTCGGTAAACGTGCCATCGCCGTTGTTGTGGTAAAACAGGTCTGCTTCCATATCGTTAGCGATGTGCAGGTCGGGATAACCGTCATTATCGTAATCTCCGACTGCGACAGCGAGACCGAGGGCACGATGTGAGATGCCTGCAGCTTTGGTGACATCTGTGAAGGTGCCGTCGCCGTTATTGCGATAGAGGATATCTGGCTCGCTTACAAAATGGCTGCCAGCGATCTGATCTGTCGGGCTACAATAGGTCCGAATCCCCTCCGTTTCCCACCATTCATTTTCCGCGACAAAAAATTTCATGTAATTGACGACGTATAGGTCAATGTACCCATCTAAATCGTAATCCAGAAAGGCACAACTTGTGCCCCAGCGTTCATCGCCGACTCCCGCTTTTTGCGTCATATCGGTAAAGGTGCCATCCCCGTTGTTGTAATAGAGGCGATTCGGTCCATAGTTGGTTACATAAATTTCAGGATAGCCGTCGTTGTTGACATCAGCGGCTGCGCATCCGACGCCGTAGCTGGTATCTCCAACGCCTGCGCTGTCTGTAATATCAGTAAAAGTGCCGTTGCCGTTATTTCGATAGAGTCTGTTTCGAGGGGCTTGTGTCTGAGGCGTTTTTTCAGGGGTTGGCGGGGGGATGTGTGTAGCGTTCACTACATAGAGATCCAATGCCCCATCAACATCAAAGTCGAAAAAGACCGCACCGGATCCAAGGGTTTCGAGGAGATACTTCTCACCGGTTCTGCCATCGACGTGCCGAAATGTGATTCCTGCAGCAGCGGTCGCGTCAACGAATTGGACTTCTGCAGAAGTGGATAGACTCAGAAGGAAAAAGAGAATGATATAGCAGAAGCATCTCATCGTTCGGTGGTGTATTTTTCCTGTCCTTTCGTTGAACGGGCATGTGCGTGTCGCGCCTCGCTTTCCAACCCAAGGGCGGTGCAAACTTGCGAAAGCGTATCCCAATAGTTCGACGCAGTCGGGACCAGACGAACAGCGGTTCGGGCATGAGAGAGGGCTTGATCCAAATCTATCCCCGATTCTATATAGCAGACGGCGACATTGTTATGTGCAATCGCGAGTGTGGTGTCGAGAGTGAGTGCTTGTTTGTAAGCCGCTATAGCGAGGTTCATTTTTCCTTGCTTATGGTAGGCATGCCCTAAATTGTAGTGCGCAGTGGCTAAATCGGGGGCAAGAGAAATGGCGTGTTTGTAATTCGCAATTGCATCCTCAGGCCGACGACGTGCGAGATAAACAATACCGAGATTATTATAACCTCTTGCGTCGTTGGGGTGTCTTTTTACCCATATTTCGGCTTCTTTGAGGAGCGGATCTGTTTGGCGAAGAACTTTGAAAAATGCCATCGCTGCGGTGGCTTTTTTCTTTTCGCCGCGTTTGATATAAATTTGAGCGAGTTGATAATGGGCTTCTGTGTTATCCGTATGGATTTCAATAGCCTTTTCAACCGCGGTGATGGCATCCTCCCAACGTTCCTGCCTTGCATAAACCTTACTTAATCCTAAAATGGCACTCGGATTTCCGTTTGGATTCAGACGCGTGGCTTGTTTATAGGCGCGAATGGCTTGTCCGAAATCACCTTGTTTCAAGTAGACCTCGCCGAGTCCGGTATACGCATCTCCCCATTCTGCGTCAATAGCAATCGCGCGCTTAAACGCCTTGAGGGCATGTGGGAGATCGCCTTTCTTGAGGTAAACCAGCCCTATATTATAGTGCGGTTCAGCCGTCATAGGAGACAACGCAAGTGCGCTCTTATAGGCATCAAGTGCGGCATCGTATTGCTTCAGTTCGGAATATGCGACACCGAGTCTATTGAAAATGATAGGGGAATTTGGATTAAGTGCGATGGCTTTTCTGTATTCGGAGATGGCACGTTCAAATTCTCCGAGATCGTGGTAGGTCGTGGCACTCTTGTAAGACGCTTCGGCAGGTGAAGTGTCGGATACAGCGATATTTATAAAAGCCGGGATGGGCAACCCAGCCCCTACGAGGATGAATATAATGATATATTTTCGCATACGCTTTTCTCTGATGTAAGGGCGGCGTTGGAACCGCCCTGGTCAAGCGTATTTCTTAATCGCGATCGGCTTTAATGCTGCCCCATGTGGTCGCGAGTTTCTCTGCGGCTTCTACTGGCAGAAATTCGCCATCCATAATTTCGCTGATTTCTGCCTCAGTGATGATCCGGTTGAAAAGAAACACCTCGTCAATGACGCCTGTGAAAAATTCTTGACCCGGATGGCGGGCACCCACCATAATGGAACCATCAATTTCATCAACAGGTGGCGGTTTCGCGCCACCACCGGCTTCTTTCCCATCGTTGTAAATAACGACTTTTGATTTGGTGTCGTGTGTGACTGCCATGTGCACCCAGTCTTCGGGTTGAACATCAGTGCTGAGGGCTTTCTGTGCCCAAGTACCACCAGATGTTGACCAGAAAAAAGTTTTGCGACTACCATTCTGAAAGATTGTTGCCCATTTCAAGGAGCCGGCTGCGACCATGTAATTCCAGTCCCGAATTTGGGCTTTGCCACGCTTAACCCAGAAAGCGACAGAGAACTGTTCTCTTAACTGTAAGGTGTCGTTGATAGGCACGATGACATGTTCTCCCTTGGTTCCATCGAATTCCAAGGCTTTGCCGAACTGTCCATCTACCCATTTAGGATTCTGGACAAATTCACCGTCGTGACCATATATGGAACCATCTGCGGCTGTCCCTCCCTTTCCTTCGTCAAAAGAGAGGTATAAAACGAGAGATTTGTCCTCTAACCCAGCATGTAAAGGTGTCGTAAAGGCGAACAGAGCACATATTGCGACGAGTCCACCTATAAATTGTTCAAATTTGCGCACAGTCATTCCTCCTTTTAGCAAGCACCACACTTCTTACAAACGGTCGTATCGCATTCACTCGTCGTGAACCCTTTTTCGTGTTTATGGAACTCAAGTTGTAGGAATTGCGGTTTAACGTTAAGGTCAAGGTGGTCCCAAGGATTGGTTTCATGCAGCGGGCGTTGACGTGTCGCGTAAAAATGTGGGACTAATTCGTGTTTGCGGAAGGCTTGGTTCCATGGCATCCCGTGTGCAAGCTCGAGGATGACTTTTCCGAGTCGCCGATCGCCGCGTGCGAAGACAGCCTCTTGATGTGCGAGTCTGGCACTGGCGGAACCAACTTTGATGCTACCCAGTCGATTAATTTCGCGTTTCAGGAAATCAAGTTTTCGGGAGATAGTTTTCGGGGGTTCCATCGCTACCCACTGGAAAGGTGTATGGGGTTTTGGCACCATGGGTGAAATCGTAAAGTGGATACGCGCTATTTTTCCTGTTCGTTTCGCGTGGGGGAGAACTATAGTTCGCATCTCCTTTGCCATATCGACAATGGCTTCCACATCTGCTGGTGTTTCATGAGGAACACCGATGAGGAAGTATAGGCGAAGGTTGAGAATATCACGTTTCAATGCTTCCTCAAACACATAGTAGAGGCGTTCACGTGGAATAGCTTTATTAACAACCTTTTGGAGTTCTTCAGTCGCAACTTCTGGCGCAATGGTGATGGTCCCTTGTTCACTGTCTGCAAGTGCGTCGAGCAGCGGCGTGCGAACTGTTTCGGCGCGCAGTGAAGCGCAGGAGATCCGAAAGCCACGTTCAACGAGTCCTGTAGCGATTTCATCGATGTGCGGATGATCAGAAATCGAGGCACCGACGAGTCCGATTCTGTCTGTAATGCCGCGTGCGCGTTCTGCAAGTGCCAACGTGCTTTCTACAGAACGATGTCTCGGCCATCGGCGGGCATAATCTGCAACACAGAAACGGCACTGCCTACCGCACCCGCGCACGATTTCAATGAGATGTGCATTTGCGAATTCGGTGTTGGGGGTGTGGATGTGCGTGCAGGTTTCGACATCATCAAGTTTTGGGACCGCGCCTGCGCGAATCTGAGCCGATACGCCGGGCTTCGGGGAGACGGCATCAATCGTCCCGTCTTCGCGATAGGTTACGTCATAAAAATGTGGGACGTAAAGCCCGGGAACAGTTGCGAGTGTTTCGAGTAATTCGCGCTTCGGTGCACCGGATCTTTTCCACGCATCGAAATGTGCCATGAGTTGGTGGATGATAAGTTCGGCTTCCCCGACGACGAAAACGTCAACAAAATCGGCAATCGGTTCTGGATTGTAGGCGATATTAATGCCACCCGCAATAACGAGTGGATCCCATTCCGTTCGTGCCTCGGCAAGGGCGGGGATGTTCGCCAATTCTAACGCGCGAGGAATGTTCACATAATCTGATTCAAAGGAGACTGAAAACCCAATGATGTCAAATTGGTTCAAAGGGGTCTGCGTTTCAAACGAGAAAAGTGCCTTTTTTTGAGAGGCAAGTTTCCGCAGATAATTAGGTTCAGGGATAAAAACGCGTTCACAAGCGGTATCTGGTCGGTTGTTAAGCGTCGTGTACATAACCTGCACACCGAGACTTGACATACCGAGGGCATACGTGCTCGGATAGACGAGCGCGAATTTGTTAGGTTTTCTGAAGTTATTATGTGCGCCGTGTTCTTCACTGCGCAAGTGTTGATAATGTTGATGTAGATTCACTGTTGCCTCAAGTATAGTAGAGTTTACTTGAAATATGCTCGTAAGCAAAAGGTCGATGCTAAAAAAGTGAAAAAGCGATGCACGCCGCACGATGGTATGAAAACACGGTGCGGCGTTAGTTTTCAAGGAATCTCAATCAAAAATTTCGGGGTTACGAACCCCTCCGACAAGGATCAGAAGCGATAGGAGTTGATATAGAAGTCGTTCCTATTTATCGTTCCCCCGTCTTTTTTGAACGCGCAGAAAAGCCGGAATTTCCCAATCTGTTTCACGCTGCCGCGAGCCTTGAGCTCTGCCTCGGGCGGGTTTCTGCGGGTTATTTTGGGGTCGGTTATCCTCCTCTATAGGAGGTTCAACATTTGCGCTTGCCCCACGCCTCGGAATCCTGGGTCTATCGGATTGTGTTCTGGCGATCCTTGATCTTGCCCGGCTTGGACTGGGTCTACGCTGTTCAGAAGTCGCCTGGGGCTGCCTTTGATAGGTGTCTGTGTCATCGAGGCCATAGCCTCCGCCTTCAGTGGAATTAAATCCTGTTGCGATGACGGTTACAAGGACTTCATCGCCGAGTTCCAATTCATCTTTATAAACAAGTCCAAAAATAATTTGTGCCTCGGGGGCTGTATCTTGAATGACCCCCATAGCTTCATCGAGTTCGTGCATCATGAAATCCGGCGGTGCGGTTATATTCACGATCATCCCGACAGCACCCGCAATATTAGTTTGTTCAAGGAGAGGAGAACTGATGGCTTGTTCTGCGGCGATTTGGGCGCGGTTGTCTCCCGTCGCATGCCCCATGCCCATCAAAGCACTTCCTGCGTTTCGCATGATAGATTCAACGTCGGCAAAGTCAACGTTAATTTCGCCGGATTCTGTAACGATGTCAGATATACTTTTAACGCCATGTAAAAGAATCTGGTCTCCCATGCGAAATGCTTCTCGAATTGGGAGTTTCCTGTCCATAGTATCGATGAGACGCTGGTTTGGTACGACGATTACGGAATCAGCAGCAGCTCGGAGTTCTTCGAGTCCTTCTTCGGCGGTGGCTGCGCGGCGTTGTCCCTCAAAGTTGAAAGGACGTGTCACAACCCCGATCGTCAGGGCTCCACGTTCTTTTGCTTGTGTAGCAATGATGGGTGCTGCGCCGGTACCGGTTCCACCTCCCATACCTGCGGTGATGAAGACCATATTTGCATTCTCTACGATAGTTTGGAGATGTTCTCTGTCTTCTTCGGCGGCTTTTCTGCCAATGTCGGGGTTTGCCCCGGAACCTAAGCCTTCGGTCGTGTTAACGCCAATTTGGATTTGAGTCGCACCCCGGCAGGTCACGAGTGCTTGTTGATCTGTATTGACGGCATAAAATTCTATGCCAGTAAGTCCTGCTTCAATCATACGTTTGACAGCGTTTCCACCTGCTCCACCCACTCCAATGACTTTAATCCTGGCGCGTAGACTTTCAAATTCTTCCTGTTCAAATTCTATCATGTTGAATTTCAATTGCTATATGCAATGAGACAGCAACCTAATTCCTCCTATCATTATAGCCTCAATCTCCAGACCGAGGTTCCTTATTAACTTTCATGAATTCGCTTTTTCACATTAAATTATACGCTATTAGCGAAGTTAAGTCAAGTGTTGCTAATAGTTTGGTATGAGACGGGGTTACCCTCTTAAATAATGTGGAGAACGTTTAATATCCAAACCATTCTTTGACACGCTGCAGAAATGAGCCAAAGGCGTTTCCTCTATAACGTGCGTTGTGGTCACGTTCTAACTGCCGCAAAGTCTCGCCGTAAAGGGCGAGTCCTATTCCTGTCGAGTACATTGGGTGGTTCACTCGGTCAGTCAAGCCTTGCAAACCGCGTGGGTATCCGATCTGGACGCGCAATTGGAGCATGGCTTCAGCGAGTTCTTGCAAACCATCCATCAGCGCAGTACCCCCAGTGAGGACGAGTCCACCTGGAAGTGGAATATTACCTAATTCGTCACCGATTGCGTCCAAGATTTCAGCCATACGGTATTCAATAATTTGGGCAAGTTCAATCCGGTTGATGAAACGCGGGGGTGTTGAGTCGCCCGCGACTGGAATGGATCGAGCTTCATCAGGGTCAATTAATTCTGTCCACGCGCAGCCCCGGTGAAGTTTAAGTGCATCCGCTTCTGGAAGGGTGACTTTTAGGTATTGCGCAATATCGTTGGTAACGTGCTGGCCGCCAACAGGAATTACGGCTGTATGTTCAATAGAATCCTCTTTGTAAATGATAATTTCAGTCGTTCCGTCACCGATATCAACGAGTGCAATGCCGACTTCACGCTCATCCTTTGAGATAGTGGCTTGCGTTGCTGCGAGCGGTGCGGCGACAAGCGTTTCAACTATAGGCACGCCTGCTTTTTCGATGCTATTGAGCAGATTCTGAATAGCTGTTGTGCCACCTGTAATAATGTAGGCGTAAGCTTCAAGACGGGCGCCTGACATACCGACAGGTTCCCGAATACGACTCTGGGCATCAACGACGAAATTCTGTTGGAGTACATGCAGTATTTCCCTGTCTGCGGGAATGGAGATTGCCTTCGCAGCTATCATCGCTCGGTCAACATCGTCCTGTGAGATCTCGGTATTTGCTACAGAGACAACCCCGTGTGACGTTTGCCCAATAACATGTTCACCGGAAATACCGACGCAGACAGAGTCTATTTTTACGCCCGCCATCAATTCAGCACTGGAAATGGCTTTACGAATCGCCTCGGCTGTTTGGTTGATGTCAACGACAACTCCCCTCCGAAGTCCTTCCGAAGTGGCGTGACCAACGCCGATAATTCCTATTTTGGGACTCTCGCCGTGCAGTGTATTCCCAACAACTACCGAAATTTTGCTTGAACCGATATCAAGTCCTGCGATAATATTTTGTTTTGGCATTTAAATGTTTTCACCTCCTTCTTTAAATATCAAGGGGAACCGTAAACAGATACGGAGTCATGCTATAAGGATAGGACTACCTGTTTTTGGCATAACCCCCCAAGTAGAGTGTATCTTGGTACCTTACGTCCAAATATGGCTTTTGGGCACTCGGACTCTTACCAATAAGTTCAAGAATCTGAGTTCTATACTGTTTTAAAAGCAGGGCAGTATGATGAAGCCCGGATTCGAGGGCATCTCCAGCAAGCCATACAGGTATAGGCAGCGCATCAATCTGTAGCTGAATTTTTTGGAAATCATTTGCGTCAATAATCCGTATTTGTGCCGCAAGTGCTGGTTCCTGAAGTAGGACAGTTTTTAAAAGTGCTAATCCTAATTGAACCTCGCTGCTTTGAACGATAGTCCCAATTCTCGGGAGTTCATTGCTCACTACCGAAAGTATTACCATCTCTTCAGGTATCCCTTCAGACCTCCATTGACCTGTTTCTTTAACCTCTATAGTTTTTAACACATGTCCTTCGCTATCTACCAAAAAAAACGAAATATCACCATTGCGTAGCGCACTGACAGTGAAGGGTTGGTTTCCTAATGTGTGTGCCTTGAGCATGTCCGCTTGCGGAGCGTTACTGACCCCCAGGAGCGCGAAAGGTTCACGTTCAGTGACTTCGATGGTGAGTACCCGCTTCATTACATGTTTAACGACATGAACTTCTTTAATGTAACTTAAATTTTCCTTTAGATAGCGGGCTGTTTGTTCTTCGGAAGCCGT
This window of the Candidatus Poribacteria bacterium genome carries:
- a CDS encoding CRTAC1 family protein, whose protein sequence is MRCFCYIILFFLLSLSTSAEVQFVDATAAAGITFRHVDGRTGEKYLLETLGSGAVFFDFDVDGALDLYVVNATHIPPPTPEKTPQTQAPRNRLYRNNGNGTFTDITDSAGVGDTSYGVGCAAADVNNDGYPEIYVTNYGPNRLYYNNGDGTFTDMTQKAGVGDERWGTSCAFLDYDLDGYIDLYVVNYMKFFVAENEWWETEGIRTYCSPTDQIAGSHFVSEPDILYRNNGDGTFTDVTKAAGISHRALGLAVAVGDYDNDGYPDLHIANDMEADLFYHNNGDGTFTETADLTGTGYDENGFPGSGMGNAFGDYNNDGYLDLVVSNASGLPALLYQNENAAFFTDVSFVSGIGAVTLPYFKWAVEFLDYDNDGLLDLFVANGHLQENISLFSESTYPQMDLVFRNVRRQNGTHHFTDMSTEVGLAEFPKKVSRAAAFGDYDNDGDTDIFLNNSNQPAMLLQNEGGNSNHWLTIQPIGTRSNVSGIGTKIVVKAGNLSLTKEVRSGASYLSQSDLRVHFGLGKNSAVDTLEIRWQSGLTEQFSNLKSDQILRIQEGHGIVKGQETR
- a CDS encoding tetratricopeptide repeat protein; translated protein: MRKYIIIFILVGAGLPIPAFINIAVSDTSPAEASYKSATTYHDLGEFERAISEYRKAIALNPNSPIIFNRLGVAYSELKQYDAALDAYKSALALSPMTAEPHYNIGLVYLKKGDLPHALKAFKRAIAIDAEWGDAYTGLGEVYLKQGDFGQAIRAYKQATRLNPNGNPSAILGLSKVYARQERWEDAITAVEKAIEIHTDNTEAHYQLAQIYIKRGEKKKATAAMAFFKVLRQTDPLLKEAEIWVKRHPNDARGYNNLGIVYLARRRPEDAIANYKHAISLAPDLATAHYNLGHAYHKQGKMNLAIAAYKQALTLDTTLAIAHNNVAVCYIESGIDLDQALSHARTAVRLVPTASNYWDTLSQVCTALGLESEARHAHARSTKGQEKYTTER
- a CDS encoding NAD(P)-dependent oxidoreductase; translation: MLNRPDRTARKIKKILITGANGYLAQFVIDRLCGAYELTLTDIVELDRTVSGTTFIKADVTNAAEIEAVCADQDAVVHLVALVRGRSDKPASLFADVMVKGTWNVAEACVKQGVKKLVNISSISACPPAPSARLPYEVDDAFQFGPGDLYYALAKYLGERIGAAYHQAYGLDVIHVRPGVIEGDGQNPGPAAPEVVTDPWFVYVDPRDVAQCVARAIETETVKYGAYNAVAGRADSRFAWRQAADDLGYSPAHNWPEIPDGDT
- a CDS encoding radical SAM protein, whose product is MNLHQHYQHLRSEEHGAHNNFRKPNKFALVYPSTYALGMSSLGVQVMYTTLNNRPDTACERVFIPEPNYLRKLASQKKALFSFETQTPLNQFDIIGFSVSFESDYVNIPRALELANIPALAEARTEWDPLVIAGGINIAYNPEPIADFVDVFVVGEAELIIHQLMAHFDAWKRSGAPKRELLETLATVPGLYVPHFYDVTYREDGTIDAVSPKPGVSAQIRAGAVPKLDDVETCTHIHTPNTEFANAHLIEIVRGCGRQCRFCVADYARRWPRHRSVESTLALAERARGITDRIGLVGASISDHPHIDEIATGLVERGFRISCASLRAETVRTPLLDALADSEQGTITIAPEVATEELQKVVNKAIPRERLYYVFEEALKRDILNLRLYFLIGVPHETPADVEAIVDMAKEMRTIVLPHAKRTGKIARIHFTISPMVPKPHTPFQWVAMEPPKTISRKLDFLKREINRLGSIKVGSASARLAHQEAVFARGDRRLGKVILELAHGMPWNQAFRKHELVPHFYATRQRPLHETNPWDHLDLNVKPQFLQLEFHKHEKGFTTSECDTTVCKKCGAC
- a CDS encoding LamG domain-containing protein, yielding MTVRKFEQFIGGLVAICALFAFTTPLHAGLEDKSLVLYLSFDEGKGGTAADGSIYGHDGEFVQNPKWVDGQFGKALEFDGTKGEHVIVPINDTLQLREQFSVAFWVKRGKAQIRDWNYMVAAGSLKWATIFQNGSRKTFFWSTSGGTWAQKALSTDVQPEDWVHMAVTHDTKSKVVIYNDGKEAGGGAKPPPVDEIDGSIMVGARHPGQEFFTGVIDEVFLFNRIITEAEISEIMDGEFLPVEAAEKLATTWGSIKADRD
- the ftsZ gene encoding cell division protein FtsZ produces the protein MIEFEQEEFESLRARIKVIGVGGAGGNAVKRMIEAGLTGIEFYAVNTDQQALVTCRGATQIQIGVNTTEGLGSGANPDIGRKAAEEDREHLQTIVENANMVFITAGMGGGTGTGAAPIIATQAKERGALTIGVVTRPFNFEGQRRAATAEEGLEELRAAADSVIVVPNQRLIDTMDRKLPIREAFRMGDQILLHGVKSISDIVTESGEINVDFADVESIMRNAGSALMGMGHATGDNRAQIAAEQAISSPLLEQTNIAGAVGMIVNITAPPDFMMHELDEAMGVIQDTAPEAQIIFGLVYKDELELGDEVLVTVIATGFNSTEGGGYGLDDTDTYQRQPQATSEQRRPSPSRARSRIARTQSDRPRIPRRGASANVEPPIEEDNRPQNNPQKPARGRAQGSRQRETDWEIPAFLRVQKRRGNDK
- a CDS encoding Gfo/Idh/MocA family oxidoreductase, whose translation is MSDQKPLAIGIIGAGNMGRHHQGAITNYGARVVAVHDVRLEAARELTAHAESALATTALDAFFDVDMDGVVITTPPPIRLEPIQMACDRGIPVMVEKPPALNMAEGRKCLACIEKADVIAAVGFQLRYHPLYERLKALIASESVHLVRTVCTVNYYLSFRMSPWFLQYDISGGPLPEQAVHVLDCARFVMGNPKPVQAHALAAKNMALERTEFDAENAIQMTYQLDNGVFGTHMNHCGTEGFSFEVEVVGPHLRLQAKMTDNVICGYLNGEIVNESVTSENSLGLDKSGAWLRAIETGDRTLIRSPFADAIETLALIDAAVQSRGTGRFINVKDL
- a CDS encoding PCRF domain-containing protein codes for the protein MKITFALSILFCVIALPVLGELTSQDLEKIREIVKDSENELKAEIEKINEKIDKLEERLRTVETDVATIKGYQTGEQTTTETRTNSIVAIAAAISTAIAILALIVNAFRKDPQLETFSRVIENLATSRTEEKTTQPEGENTDTTSVSQQV